In Tolypothrix sp. NIES-4075, the following proteins share a genomic window:
- a CDS encoding NB-ARC domain-containing protein translates to MRCLYALAVSMSVTPKDFLLALALERGVSSSGLEVLPHAVEGKSPSAIAKELGISAPAVRKRLSEVYDKFQVSGTGPGKLTKLQQVIESEYQASSPAIEQIANKRISWGEAPSILNLFYGRSAELSVLKEWIVKDNCRLVAILGMGGIGKTTLSVKLADEVKNNFEYVIWRSLRNAPAIQEMLANSIRFLSNEQETDLPETVDGRITLLIHYLRKRRSLLVLDNAETIMQGGDSPKGDSFASRAGQYKEGYEGYGELLKRVGEERHQSCLVLTSREKPKEFAPLEGEASPVRTLSLIGLEPTEGQEILKDKGLLGSQGEWAELVEKYSGNPLALKLVSETIRQLFGGNIADFLKSGETIFGEIGNLLDQQFERTSKIEKEIIYWLAIKRERVSLEELRDNIVSYLTKREILEALESLRRRSLIEQNAALFTLQPVVMEYITEMLVEKVAQEITTGEMTLFMSHPLNEATAKDYIRNAQINLILIPVLKRLITIFRLTKSIEDKLNQILSKLQEKSPPQPGYAVGNIINLLCQMQTDLTGYNFSNLTVWQAYLQGVNLHNVNFANADLAKSTFSETLSIITSVAFSSDGKLLAAGDADAKTHLWQVADTREIFTLSGHTSRIWSVAFSPDSRTLASASEDQTVKLWDVREGKCLRTLQGHSDRVWSVAFSPDGKILASGSEDQTVKLWNIHTGQCLKTLEGHTSCVWSVAFNPDGNILASGSEDKTVKLWDVGEGKCLRTLQGHTGWIRSIAFSPQGKTIASCSDDQTIKLWDVREGKCLKTLQGHTNSVRSVAFSPNGKTIASCSDDQTVKLWDACTGECVKTLTGHTSWVWSVAFSPDGQTLASGSEDQTVKLWDIREGKCVKTLQGYTRRVRAVAFHPDGRTLASGTDDKTIRLWDIHQGKCFKTLEGHTSWIWSVAFSPDGHILASGGDDQTVKLWDIREGKCLITLQGHTSWVRSVAFGTDGNTLASCGDDQTVKLWDVHTGQCLRTLQGHTSWVWSVAFSPDGETLASGSEDQTVKLWDFREGKCLKTLQGHTSWVWLIAFSPDGEILASSGDDQIVKLWDVRTGQCLKNLQGHKSRVWSVVFSPDGHILASSGDDQTVKLWDIHTGQCLKTLRGHTSWVRSLTFSSDNCILASGSEDETINLWDIKTGECLKTLTIERLYQGMNISGVTGLTEAQKMTLKALGAIEEEK, encoded by the coding sequence ATGAGATGTCTATATGCTTTGGCTGTAAGTATGAGTGTGACTCCTAAAGACTTTCTTTTGGCTTTAGCTCTTGAGCGAGGGGTGTCTAGCAGTGGGCTAGAGGTTTTGCCTCATGCTGTAGAGGGCAAATCACCAAGTGCGATCGCCAAAGAACTGGGTATCAGCGCTCCTGCGGTACGCAAAAGATTGAGCGAGGTTTACGATAAATTTCAAGTCAGCGGCACTGGTCCTGGTAAACTCACTAAGTTACAGCAGGTGATTGAATCAGAGTATCAAGCATCTTCGCCTGCTATAGAACAAATTGCCAACAAGCGCATTTCTTGGGGCGAAGCGCCTAGTATCCTAAACCTTTTTTATGGACGTAGTGCAGAACTGTCTGTGCTTAAAGAATGGATTGTTAAAGATAACTGCCGACTGGTGGCAATATTGGGCATGGGGGGAATTGGCAAAACTACTTTGTCTGTAAAGCTAGCAGACGAAGTAAAGAATAATTTTGAGTATGTGATTTGGCGCAGTCTCCGCAATGCTCCAGCCATCCAAGAGATGTTAGCAAACTCGATCCGATTTTTGTCTAATGAGCAAGAAACAGATTTACCAGAAACGGTAGACGGGAGAATTACACTGCTGATTCATTATTTACGAAAGCGCCGCAGTCTTTTGGTATTGGATAATGCTGAGACAATTATGCAAGGAGGCGATTCGCCTAAGGGCGATAGCTTTGCTTCACGCGCTGGGCAGTATAAAGAAGGATATGAGGGTTATGGTGAACTACTCAAACGGGTAGGGGAAGAACGTCATCAAAGCTGCTTGGTGCTTACCAGTCGCGAAAAACCGAAAGAATTTGCACCCCTGGAGGGAGAAGCATCACCAGTCAGAACGCTATCTTTAATAGGTTTGGAACCTACAGAAGGGCAAGAAATTCTCAAAGATAAAGGCTTGTTGGGTTCTCAGGGGGAATGGGCAGAGCTAGTTGAGAAGTATTCCGGCAATCCCCTAGCATTAAAGCTAGTTTCTGAGACGATTCGGCAGTTATTTGGCGGTAATATTGCTGACTTTTTAAAGTCAGGCGAGACAATTTTTGGCGAGATCGGTAATTTATTAGATCAGCAGTTTGAGCGTACCTCAAAAATAGAGAAAGAAATCATCTACTGGCTGGCAATCAAACGAGAACGAGTTTCTCTAGAAGAGTTGCGAGATAATATTGTGAGTTATTTGACAAAAAGGGAAATACTGGAGGCTCTGGAATCGCTAAGAAGGCGATCGCTAATCGAGCAGAACGCTGCACTTTTCACCCTTCAACCTGTGGTGATGGAGTACATCACCGAGATGTTAGTAGAAAAAGTTGCTCAAGAAATCACCACAGGTGAAATGACTCTATTCATGAGTCATCCGCTAAATGAAGCTACTGCCAAAGATTATATTAGGAACGCTCAAATTAACCTCATACTTATACCAGTGCTTAAGAGGTTAATCACTATTTTTAGACTGACCAAAAGTATTGAAGACAAGCTGAATCAAATTTTATCAAAACTCCAAGAAAAATCTCCACCACAACCAGGATATGCGGTCGGCAATATTATCAATTTGCTGTGTCAAATGCAAACAGATTTAACTGGCTATAACTTTTCCAATCTGACCGTTTGGCAAGCCTACTTACAAGGTGTGAATTTGCATAATGTCAATTTTGCCAACGCCGATTTAGCTAAGTCCACCTTTTCTGAAACCTTAAGTATTATTACTTCAGTAGCATTTAGTTCAGATGGCAAACTATTAGCAGCAGGCGATGCTGATGCGAAAACTCATTTATGGCAAGTTGCTGATACTAGAGAAATTTTCACCTTATCGGGACATACCAGCCGTATATGGTCAGTTGCCTTCAGTCCAGATAGTCGAACTTTGGCTAGTGCTAGCGAAGACCAAACAGTGAAGTTGTGGGATGTTCGTGAAGGTAAGTGCCTCAGAACTTTGCAAGGGCATAGCGATCGCGTATGGTCAGTCGCTTTCAGTCCCGATGGTAAAATTTTGGCTAGTGGCAGTGAAGACCAAACAGTTAAGCTATGGAATATTCACACAGGACAATGCCTCAAAACTTTGGAAGGGCATACCAGTTGCGTATGGTCAGTTGCCTTCAATCCTGATGGTAATATCTTGGCTAGTGGCAGTGAAGACAAAACAGTGAAGTTGTGGGACGTTGGTGAAGGTAAGTGCCTAAGAACTCTTCAAGGACATACCGGATGGATCAGGTCAATTGCCTTTAGTCCACAAGGTAAAACAATAGCAAGTTGCAGTGATGACCAGACTATTAAGCTATGGGATGTTCGTGAAGGTAAGTGCCTTAAAACTCTGCAAGGGCATACCAATTCGGTCAGGTCAGTTGCCTTTAGTCCCAATGGTAAAACAATAGCAAGTTGCAGTGACGACCAGACGGTAAAATTGTGGGATGCTTGCACGGGTGAATGCGTTAAAACATTAACTGGGCATACTAGTTGGGTATGGTCAGTCGCTTTCAGCCCAGATGGTCAAACTCTAGCGAGTGGCAGTGAAGACCAGACCGTGAAGTTATGGGATATTCGTGAGGGTAAGTGCGTTAAAACTTTACAAGGGTATACCCGTCGGGTACGAGCTGTTGCTTTTCATCCAGATGGTCGCACCTTGGCAAGTGGTACTGACGATAAGACAATTAGATTATGGGATATTCATCAGGGTAAATGTTTCAAAACTTTGGAAGGGCATACCAGTTGGATCTGGTCAGTTGCTTTCAGCCCAGACGGTCATATTCTCGCCAGTGGTGGTGACGACCAGACAGTGAAATTGTGGGATATTCGTGAGGGAAAATGCCTCATAACCTTGCAAGGGCATACTAGTTGGGTAAGGTCGGTTGCCTTCGGAACAGATGGTAATACTCTGGCTAGTTGCGGCGACGACCAAACAGTGAAGTTATGGGATGTCCACACAGGACAATGCCTCAGAACTTTGCAAGGGCATACCAGTTGGGTCTGGTCAGTCGCCTTTAGCCCAGATGGTGAAACTTTGGCTAGCGGTAGTGAAGACCAGACCGTGAAGTTATGGGATTTCCGTGAAGGTAAGTGCCTCAAAACTTTGCAAGGGCATACCAGTTGGGTATGGTTAATTGCCTTCAGTCCAGATGGAGAAATTCTGGCTAGTAGCGGTGATGACCAAATTGTTAAGTTATGGGATGTCCGCACAGGACAATGCCTGAAAAATTTACAGGGGCATAAGAGTCGTGTATGGTCTGTCGTCTTCAGCCCTGATGGACATATTTTGGCTAGTAGTGGTGACGATCAAACAGTGAAGTTATGGGATATCCACACAGGACAATGCCTGAAAACTTTGCGGGGGCATACCAGTTGGGTGCGATCGCTCACCTTCAGCTCAGATAATTGTATCCTCGCGAGTGGCAGCGAAGATGAAACAATTAACCTTTGGGATATTAAAACTGGTGAGTGCCTAAAAACTCTAACAATTGAGAGACTTTACCAAGGAATGAATATCTCTGGTGTAACAGGGTTAACAGAAGCTCAAAAAATGACTTTGAAAGCTTTAGGGGCAATTGAAGAAGAAAAATAA
- the def gene encoding peptide deformylase translates to MPSSCISVEKKKLKNPPLSLHYLGDRVLRQPAKRIAKVDDELRQLIREMLQTMYSKDGIGLAAPQVAVNKQLIVIDCEPDNAANPPLVLINPTIKQVSRDIIVAQEGCLSIPNVYIDVKRPEVVEVAYKDENGRPRTLKAGDLLGRCIQHEMDHLNGVLFVDRVENSLTLNEELSKHGFSYQAVKPVA, encoded by the coding sequence ATGCCTTCAAGTTGCATTTCTGTTGAGAAAAAAAAGTTAAAAAATCCGCCTTTGTCACTTCACTATCTAGGCGATCGCGTTTTGCGTCAACCCGCAAAGCGCATTGCCAAAGTCGATGACGAACTTCGCCAACTGATACGCGAAATGCTGCAAACTATGTACAGCAAAGATGGCATTGGTTTAGCTGCACCCCAAGTTGCAGTTAACAAACAACTAATTGTCATCGACTGCGAACCGGATAATGCAGCTAATCCCCCACTTGTTTTAATTAACCCGACAATAAAACAGGTAAGTCGTGATATTATTGTTGCTCAAGAAGGATGTCTCAGCATTCCCAACGTATATATAGATGTCAAGCGCCCAGAAGTTGTGGAAGTTGCATACAAAGATGAGAATGGGCGCCCTCGGACATTGAAAGCAGGGGATTTACTCGGACGCTGCATTCAGCACGAGATGGATCACCTCAACGGTGTGCTGTTTGTAGATCGGGTAGAAAATTCTTTGACGTTGAATGAGGAGTTATCCAAGCATGGCTTCTCTTATCAAGCTGTGAAACCAGTAGCTTGA
- a CDS encoding ATPase domain-containing protein: MNQKRLSTGIRGFDEVLHGGFIPGRAYLVRGGPGSGKTTLGLHFLSVGVVNDEPSIYITFGEPAEQIKSNGAAIGLNTEAMHFLDLSPSAEFFSQMETYDIFSPAEVEREPTTQKLIESLDAIKPQRVFLDAITQFRYMSTDAFQFRKQVLSFMRFLLEGGATVIFTSEASRSAPDEDLQFMSDGVIHLHNSSKGRTLQVTKFRGSDFRGGFHAVRLTDKGMQVFPRLQPENYKREYTNQAVASGVPELDQLLHGGLERGTVTLLTGPTGVGKTTIGLQFMKEAAGRGERSVVYTFEETEETLVARSESVNIPVHAMIKFGTLSVVPIDPLHLSADEFASLVREEVEERQARIVMIDSVAGYQLAMRGDNLITNLHALCKYLQNMGVTVIVVNEMERITGEFRATDIGISYIADNIIFLRYLEIQGEMRKAIGVLKKRLSDFEKTLREIELTRYGIKVGRPLSKLRKILSGTPEWADNYHGEK; this comes from the coding sequence ATGAATCAAAAGCGTCTCTCTACTGGAATACGAGGTTTTGACGAAGTTCTTCATGGTGGTTTTATCCCCGGTCGAGCTTATTTGGTGCGCGGCGGTCCTGGTTCTGGTAAAACTACACTAGGGCTGCATTTTCTCTCGGTGGGTGTAGTCAACGATGAACCGAGTATATATATAACTTTCGGTGAACCCGCAGAGCAAATCAAAAGTAATGGTGCAGCGATTGGTTTAAACACCGAAGCGATGCACTTTTTGGATCTCAGCCCATCTGCGGAATTTTTCAGCCAAATGGAAACTTATGATATTTTCTCTCCGGCTGAGGTAGAGCGAGAACCAACTACTCAAAAATTAATCGAGTCTCTGGATGCGATTAAACCCCAGCGAGTGTTTTTAGATGCAATCACGCAGTTTCGCTACATGTCTACCGACGCTTTTCAGTTTCGCAAACAAGTGCTGTCATTTATGCGCTTTTTGTTAGAAGGTGGTGCGACGGTAATTTTCACTTCTGAAGCGAGTCGATCCGCTCCGGACGAAGATTTACAATTTATGAGCGATGGTGTGATTCACCTGCATAACAGTAGCAAAGGCAGGACGCTGCAAGTTACTAAGTTTCGCGGTTCTGACTTTCGCGGTGGTTTTCATGCGGTGCGGTTAACCGATAAAGGAATGCAAGTCTTCCCCCGTCTGCAACCAGAAAATTACAAACGCGAATATACTAATCAGGCTGTTGCTTCTGGTGTACCAGAATTAGATCAACTGCTGCACGGTGGTTTAGAGCGCGGGACGGTGACTCTTTTAACCGGTCCTACTGGTGTGGGCAAAACTACCATCGGACTTCAGTTTATGAAAGAAGCTGCTGGACGAGGAGAGCGATCGGTAGTTTACACTTTTGAGGAAACCGAAGAAACTCTGGTGGCTCGTTCGGAAAGCGTTAATATTCCAGTTCACGCTATGATTAAATTCGGCACGCTGTCAGTTGTGCCAATCGATCCATTGCACTTGAGCGCCGATGAATTTGCTAGTTTGGTGCGTGAAGAGGTAGAAGAGAGACAAGCCCGGATTGTAATGATTGACAGCGTTGCTGGTTATCAATTGGCGATGCGCGGTGACAATTTAATTACCAATTTGCACGCTTTATGCAAATATTTGCAAAATATGGGTGTGACGGTGATTGTAGTTAACGAGATGGAACGGATCACTGGTGAATTTCGAGCAACAGATATTGGAATCAGCTACATTGCAGATAATATCATTTTCCTGCGCTATTTAGAAATTCAAGGAGAAATGCGGAAAGCGATCGGCGTTTTAAAGAAACGCTTATCCGACTTTGAAAAAACATTGCGCGAAATTGAGCTAACTCGTTACGGTATCAAGGTAGGTAGACCACTCAGCAAACTTAGAAAAATTCTCAGCGGCACTCCCGAATGGGCGGATAATTATCATGGGGAAAAATGA
- a CDS encoding response regulator, whose protein sequence is MSEKPLILTVDSNSRNLELLNQFLTKQGYETIGVSSLEQLDRQLSELSEIKLVMLDIAGFDRTIWERCEQLQNQQIPFLVISPKQSATIQLQSVAHGARSMLVKPLVMRQLLALIKSLLGD, encoded by the coding sequence ATGAGCGAAAAACCCCTCATTTTAACTGTAGACAGCAACAGCCGCAATCTGGAATTACTTAACCAATTTTTAACTAAACAAGGATATGAAACCATTGGTGTTAGTAGTTTGGAGCAATTAGATCGCCAATTAAGCGAATTATCGGAAATTAAGTTAGTTATGTTAGATATTGCCGGTTTTGATCGCACTATTTGGGAACGCTGCGAACAACTGCAAAATCAACAAATTCCCTTTTTGGTTATCTCACCTAAACAAAGCGCTACAATTCAACTCCAAAGTGTTGCTCACGGTGCTAGGAGTATGCTGGTTAAACCGCTAGTCATGCGACAATTATTAGCGTTGATTAAAAGTCTATTGGGAGATTAA
- a CDS encoding ATP-binding response regulator, with amino-acid sequence MCKILLLLENKENRRLLSEWLETRYEVFSPDLDDELPSLQQTFDLCIICARKLDQYTHWLQASKQAQAPLFLPFLLVTSRRDVGMITRHLWRTIDELIVIPIEKVELQARVEMLFQRRKLSLELKLANDNLQEINEIKTRFISIASHEIRNPLHTISAYAQILLHRSSEKFPEEKKQEFYEKIKDYVKKITDILDDILLLSRGEIGKQKINCNLINLNSFCEQVIQESEFINNNIINFIVQDKYINITACIDEKLLRHILTNLLTNAIKYSPKDSPIDLELISNGEEVIFQIKDKGIGITPEDQKHLFESFYRASNVGNIPGTGLGLAIVKQCVDLHGGKIAVKSEVGVGTTFTVTLPIGNTQKENVPRLEDSVDQDNFKF; translated from the coding sequence ATGTGCAAGATTTTGCTGCTTTTGGAAAATAAAGAAAACCGCCGCTTACTATCTGAGTGGCTGGAAACACGCTACGAAGTATTTTCACCTGATTTGGATGATGAATTGCCTAGCTTGCAACAAACTTTTGATTTGTGTATTATTTGTGCTAGAAAGCTGGATCAATATACTCATTGGTTACAAGCAAGTAAACAAGCTCAAGCACCGTTATTTTTACCTTTTTTATTAGTTACATCCCGTCGAGATGTAGGGATGATAACTCGTCATTTATGGCGCACTATTGATGAGTTGATTGTCATTCCTATCGAAAAGGTAGAATTGCAAGCGCGAGTAGAAATGCTGTTTCAAAGACGCAAATTGTCTTTAGAATTGAAGCTAGCTAACGATAATTTGCAAGAAATAAACGAAATCAAAACCCGCTTTATTTCCATAGCTTCTCATGAAATTCGCAATCCACTACATACAATTTCAGCTTATGCACAAATACTCCTCCACCGTTCTAGTGAGAAATTCCCTGAAGAAAAAAAGCAGGAATTTTACGAGAAAATTAAAGATTATGTAAAAAAAATTACAGATATTTTAGATGATATATTATTATTGTCGAGAGGAGAAATAGGAAAACAAAAAATAAATTGCAATTTAATTAATTTAAATAGTTTTTGCGAGCAAGTTATTCAAGAAAGTGAATTTATAAATAATAATATAATTAACTTTATTGTTCAAGATAAATATATAAATATAACTGCTTGCATTGATGAAAAGCTGTTACGACATATTCTGACTAACTTGCTGACAAATGCCATTAAATATTCACCTAAAGATAGTCCAATTGATTTGGAATTAATCTCTAATGGAGAAGAGGTAATTTTTCAGATTAAAGATAAAGGTATTGGCATTACTCCAGAAGACCAAAAGCATCTGTTTGAGTCATTTTATCGTGCTAGTAATGTAGGAAACATTCCCGGTACAGGTTTGGGATTAGCGATCGTCAAGCAGTGTGTTGACTTACACGGTGGTAAAATTGCAGTTAAAAGCGAAGTTGGGGTAGGAACTACTTTTACTGTTACATTGCCTATCGGCAATACTCAAAAAGAAAATGTGCCAAGACTTGAAGACAGCGTTGACCAAGACAATTTTAAATTTTAG
- a CDS encoding LysR family transcriptional regulator encodes MRLEQLQAFLAIAETGSFQQAARKCGVTQSTISRQIQALEADLGLELFHRTGQAKLTLGGERMLPRARKICLEWQTVTQELADLVAGKQPELCIAVIHSLCAYYLPPILQKFCHKYPDVQLRVTSLGSDRALKVLKDGLVDLAIVMNNRFLTTGREMVVETLFDEPIELLCCANHPLAQHDRVSWSEIIRYPQVVFKDGYGMQRLVQDRFERLEATLQAALEVNTLDAFRGVVRQGELVALLPHSALVEARLDPTLAVRPLACNANTSLPDNSSLTRRVVMVTTGDRLQIPPIQYFWQLVQENIPQQFDSLKRSAC; translated from the coding sequence ATGCGCCTAGAGCAGTTGCAAGCCTTTCTAGCGATCGCAGAAACTGGCAGCTTTCAACAAGCAGCGAGAAAATGTGGTGTCACCCAATCAACTATCAGTCGCCAAATTCAGGCACTAGAAGCAGATTTGGGCTTAGAATTGTTTCACAGAACAGGACAAGCAAAACTGACTCTGGGGGGTGAGAGGATGCTACCCCGTGCCCGCAAAATTTGCTTGGAGTGGCAAACAGTCACCCAAGAGTTAGCAGATTTAGTCGCAGGAAAGCAGCCAGAACTTTGTATCGCTGTGATTCACTCACTGTGTGCTTATTATCTACCACCAATTCTGCAAAAATTTTGTCATAAATATCCAGATGTGCAATTGCGAGTGACATCATTAGGAAGCGATCGCGCTTTAAAAGTCCTCAAAGATGGATTAGTAGATTTGGCAATTGTCATGAATAATCGCTTTCTCACCACTGGTAGAGAAATGGTGGTAGAAACGCTATTTGATGAACCTATAGAATTACTCTGTTGTGCCAATCATCCCCTAGCGCAACACGATCGCGTTTCTTGGTCGGAAATAATTCGTTATCCCCAAGTAGTTTTTAAAGATGGTTATGGGATGCAACGTCTTGTGCAGGATAGATTTGAGCGCTTAGAAGCCACACTTCAAGCAGCTTTAGAGGTAAATACTTTAGATGCCTTCCGGGGAGTGGTACGGCAAGGAGAACTAGTAGCTTTGCTGCCTCACTCTGCATTAGTCGAAGCACGTCTTGACCCTACCCTTGCAGTTCGTCCCTTAGCCTGCAATGCTAACACTAGTTTGCCAGATAATTCTAGTTTAACTCGTCGGGTTGTCATGGTCACAACAGGCGATCGCCTGCAAATTCCCCCCATCCAGTACTTTTGGCAATTGGTGCAGGAAAATATACCACAACAGTTTGATTCATTAAAGCGATCGGCTTGTTAA